The following is a genomic window from Halorubellus sp. JP-L1.
GCGCACCCGCCGAGTGAGGTTCGTCATGGGATGGCACACGACGAGCGGCGTGAAAGCGGTTTGCGTCACCGACGCGTTCGCCGCCACTACCGACCGGTTGCCGTCACCGACGCGTTCGCCGCCACTACCGACCGGTTGCCGTCACCGACGCGTTCGCCGCCACTATCGACTCGACCGTCGCTGTTCGTGCCGCGGTCGCGGGCTGCGGCACGGTCTCCCGCGACGCCGGACTCGCCGCGACGCGTTGGTTTTTACGCATGCGTGGGCTTTCGGACCGTATGCAAGATGCATTCGCCAGTCGCCTCCGCGGCCGCGAGTCGCTCGTCGGCGCGTGGTGCACGGTCGGGCACCCGGTCGTCGCCGAGGTGCTCGCCGCCGAACCCGTCGACTTCGTCGTCCTCGACGGCGAGCACTCCGAGAACGACCTCGGGGACCTCGCGGACTGCGTGCGCGCCGTCGACGCCGCGAACCATCGCGCTCGGGAGCGCGAGGGAGCAGACGCGACACAGACTGCGACCGTCGTCCGCGCGAGCGGCCCGGACCGCGCCGAGATCAAGCGCCTCCTCGACCTCGGCCCCGACGGCGTGCTCGTCCCGCAAGTAGAGTCGCTCGCGGACGCCGAGGCGGCCGCACAGGCCAGCCAGTACCCGCCCGAGGGCGTGCGGGGCGTCGCGGGCGGTCGGGCCGCCGACTACGGCCGGACGCTCGGCGACTACTACGAGCGCGCGAACGACGACGTCGCGACGTTCGTCCAGGTCGAGACCACGGGCGCGCTCGACGACGCGGACGCCATCGCCGACCTCGACGGCGTCGACGCGCTGTTCGTCGGCCCCGCCGACCTCTCGGCGCGCCTCGGCGCGTTCGCCGAGTTCGACGACGCGGCGTTCGCGGACGCGGTCGCGGACGTCGTCGCCGCCGCTCACGGCGCGGACGAACCGATCGCTGTCGGCACGCTCGCGACGAGCACGGCGAACGCGCCCGAGCGAAAGCACGACTGGGGGATGGACTACGTCGTCGGCGGCGTCGACGTCGCGCACCTCCGCGAGGGACTCGGCGGGTACCTGGACGCACTGGACGGAGGTGCGGACTGAATGGGCGGCGAGAGGACGCGCGTCGAGCGCGTCGCGGTGACGACGCCCGAGTACGACGCACCCGAGGGCGGGAACAGCGCGTGGGTGCTCCCCGAGGACGGCGTCGTCGTCGACCCCGGCCCACCCGGCGACGTCCCCTGGGAGCAACTCACCGAGGGACTCGCCGACGCCGGACTCGCGCTCGCGGACGTCGAGCACGTCGTCCTCACGCACTGGCACGTCGACCACGTCGGGCTCGCGCCGCGGCTCGCCGACGCCGCGGACGCGACGGTCGCCATGCACGAGCGCGACGCACCGCTCGTCGGCGACTACGCGAGAGAGCGCGAGCGCCGCGTGGAGCGCGACGCGGCGACGCTCGCGCGCTGGGGCGTCCCCGACGAGCACGTCGCGTCGGTCCGGGGCGCGGACTCGCGGACGCCGTTCCCCGACGAGTTCCCCGTGACCGCGCTCGCCGGGGGCGACCGCGTCGGCTCGCTGTCGGTCCTCGCGACGCCGGGACACACGGCCGGACACGCCGCATTCGTCGTCGTCGAAAGCGACGCGGATGGAGAGAGGGCCGGTAACGGCGACACCGGGCGCGCGATAGTCGGCGACGCCGCGCTCAGGACGGTCACGCCGAACGTCGGCGGCGGCGACACCCGGTTGGACGACCCGCTCGCGGCGTACCGCGGGACCCTCGACGCGCTCGCTGCGCGCGCCGACCGCGCGCTCCCCGGGCACGGGACCGCGTTCGACCTCGACGAGCGCGTCGCGGAGATCCGGACGCATCACCGCGAGCGCGCCGGGAACGTCCGCGACGCGCTCGTCGCACTCGACGGAGACGCCGCCGACGACGCTGGAGACGACCGGTCATCCGCCGACGGCGCGACGCCCTGGGCGGTCGCGGAGGCGTGCTTCGGGGAGATGGCGGGCTATCACGTCAAGTTCGGCGCGGGCGAGGCGTTCGCGCACCTCCGCGACCTGACGGCGCTCGACATCGCGGAGTGCGTCGGGAGCGACCCGCTCCGGTACGCACCCGCGAACGACGGCGGTGACGTCGGCGCCGACGACGGTGACGCCGACGCGGCCGCGCGGCTCGACGACGCCTGGTACGTCGACGAGAACTGACCGCAGACGGGACGCGACTGGACCGACTGGTACGAGGCACGCTCGCCGTCGGTCAGGCGAACAGCTCCTCGACGAGCGTCCCGATGAGCTTGTTCTCCGCCAGCCGGAGGTGTTCCTCGAACGTTCGCCGGTCGATCCCCATGTCGTCGGCGAGCGCCTCCGTCGTGCTGTCCCGCGGGATGGCGTAGTAGCCGCCCTCCCAGGCGTTGACGACGGCTTCCTCCTGGCGCGCGGAGAGGTCGGGGACGAGCGAGTCGAGCGAGAGCAACGGTCGGTCCTGCGTGACCGTGTCCACCTCGCGCTTGGAGCGCACCGTCACCCGGAACGACTCCTGGACGTCCTGGTAGAACCGCGTGAGGTTCTCGGGGTCGAGCGTGAGGACGCGGACGACCTTCCCGCCGCTCTCGTACCGGAGCGGCGGGAGCAGCAGGCAGTCGTGGCGTTCGAGGTACTCCTCGACGTTCCCTTCCGTGAACGGGCGGAGGCACTCCTCGGTGATGAGCACCTTCTCTTCGCCGCGCGAGATGACGTCCTTCAGGCCAACGGCCGCCTCGATCTCGCTGGCGACGACGTCGTCTTCGTCCCCGCGGACGTGCAGGAGGTCGCAGTGGTCGTTGCACCAGAGTTCGATGCTCACGTCGCGTCCGGCCGTCGCGTCCTCGTACGCGACGTCGCCGCGGATGTGGAAGGTCGCCTCGTACATGCTCGTACTCGAACGGTCGCCCACGACGGTAAAGAACCCCACCACGTGCTGCTCTCTCTTCGCGGTGTTGGATTGCGTGGCCGGTCGACGGCGACGGGTTCGTGATGAGTGCGCTGCTCATGGACGCCTTGGACTTCGCGGTCGACGAGAGCGAAGAGACCATCGACCACGTCGTCGCGACTGCGGTGCAGTTAGGCGTCTCCATCTCCTTGTGCTGGACAGATGACCGACGGTGACGGGCGCGGGACCACCACAGACGACCCAGAGGAGAGTCTCGGTCGGTCGGTCCCTGCGGTCGCGCGCGAGTACGCGCCCGGCGTCGCCGCACTCGTCGTCTTCGCCGTCGCCGCGCGCCTCGCGAGCGACCTGGTCCCGCACGCGAGCGCGCTCGTCGTCGCCGTCGCGTTCGGCATCGTCGTCGCGAACACGGTCGGCGTCCCGGACGTCCTCGCGGCCGGCGTCCGCACGCACAAGTTCTGGCTCGCGGCCGGCATCGTCCTCATGGGCGCGCGCGTCTCGCTGTCGACGCTCGTCTCGGCCGGGCCTCAGATCGCCGTGCTCGTCGTCGGCGTCGTCGTCGCCACCGTCCTCCTCGTCGAGGGACTCTCGGCGCTCGTCTTCGACGTCCAGGCGGAACTCGGGTCGCTGCTCGCCGCGGGCGCGAGCGTCTGCGGCGTCTCCGCCGCCGTGGGCGTCGCCGGCAGCATCCGCGCCAGCGAGGACCAGCTCGCGTACGCCGCCGGCACCATCCTCCTCTTCGACGTCGTCACGCTCTTCGTCTATCCCGCGCTCGCCGGCCCGCTCGGGCTCTCCGACCGCGCGTTCGGCGTCTGGGCTGGACTCACGATGTTCTCGACGGGTCCCGTGACTGCCGCAGGGTTCGCGGTCTCGGACGTCGCGGGCCGCTGGGCGACCATCACGAAACTCACGCGGAACCTCCTCTTGGGCGTGCTCGTCGGCGCGTACTCCATCCGGTACGCGAACGCGAGCGAGTACGACACCGCCGGGAGCGCGTTCTCGCCGCGAGAGCTCTGGCGGACGTTCCCGAAGTTCGTCCTCGGGTTCTTCGCCGTCGTCCTCGTCGCGTCCACGCCGCTCGTCTCCGACGCCGCACGCACGCAACTCACGCACGGCTACCGCTGGCTGTTCCTGCTCGCGTTCGCCGGTCTCGGCCTCAGCGTCGAGTTCGAGGACCTCCGCTCGACGGGCCTGACGCCGATCGTACTCCTGCTCACATCGCTCCTCGTCGTCAGCGCGCTCGCGTTCGTCGCCGTCGGCGTCCTCCTCTGACCCGGGCGGCTCCGACGAGTCGGTCGCGTTTCGCACTACGCCCGTGCGACGACGAGGAGCCGTTCGGCGTCCTGGTCGAACGGGTCGCCGTCGAGCGTCCCATACGCCTCGACCCCATCGAACCCGGCGTCCGCGAGGAGTTCGGTGAGTTCGTACGCGGAGTAGAGCCGATGCGAGACGTCGAACTCGCGGACGTCGCCGTCGACGACGAGCCGCCACGTGTTCTCCATCCACGACCAGTCGTCCGCGACAGCGTGCTCTTCGAGGACGTAGCCGTCGTCGAAGTCCTCCCACGTCCGGGCGCGGAAGTCGCTCGCGAGCGTCTCCTTCGACGCGAGGTCCATGACGAGCGTGCCGCCGGGCGCGAGCACGTCGTGGAGGTTCCGGGCGACGCGCGCGTCGTCCGCGCGGTCCTCGAAGTACCCGAAGGACGTGAACAGGTTCAGCGCGAGGTCGAACGCGCCGTCGCGGCGGAACTCGCGCATGTCGGCCTCGACGAACTCGACGGCCTCGGCGACGCCGCGGTCGGCGGCGCGCTCGCGCGCCTCCTCGACGTACGCCGCGGTCGCGTCGACGCCGGTCACGTCGAACCCACTGTCGGCGAGCGCGACGCTGTGCCGACCCGGCCCGCAGGGCAGGTCGAGGACCGCGTCGCCGGGTGAGACGTCGACACCGGGGAGCGCGAGCACGCTATCCAGTTCGTCGCGCGCGTCCGCGAACCGCTCCGCGGGGAACATCGCGTCCCGGAACGCCTCCCAGAACCGTTCGTCCTCGTGCCACGGTCGCTCCGTTTCCATAGGCGACACGTCGAGGCCTTGACTTCAATGCGTGCCGATGCTGCAGTCTCGCGCTGCCGGACCGGTCTCCGTCGGTCCTGGCCGTGGCGACGCCGGAACGAGTCCGTCCATCGGGACGAGGACGTCCCCCGGGACGAGCCCGACGGACGCGACTTACTCCTTCTTGTGCGTGAAGATGACCGCCTGGTCGTCGACGCTCCCGACGCAGAGGTCGAGCTGGCGGGAGAGGTTGAGGCTCGTCGGGTTCTCCTTGCAGACGACGAGGTCGTCGAACGGCTCCTCGCACGCCGGGCACGTGACCGCGACGGTGTTCTGGTAGCTCTTGATCGCCTGGTTCTCCTCTCGGCGCGTGAGCGAGGCCACGAGTTCGTCGAAGTCGACGTCGTCCATACCACGCCTAACCGCGCCCGCCGACATAAATCCGTGCGAGAGCGAGCCACGATTCGCTCGCCGGCCGAGCGGGTAGGTCACCGTTCGCTGCGAGCGGTGGTCAACGCGCGACGGTGGCGAGCACCCCACCCCGGTATTTGAACGACCCCGCTTGTGGTGGGTCAAAGGCAAACCGGCCGGCGGTCGAACGCCCGAGTATGGCGAGCAACTCCGGCGGCGGAAACCTGGACGTCGGCGACGTGAGCGACCAGTACCGCGAGTACGAGGGCGCACCGACCGGCACCGACATCGAGTGCGAGGGCTGGCGGCAGGAGGCTGCCCTTCGCATGCTGAACAACAACCTCGACCCGGAGGTCGCCGAGAACCCCGAGGAGCTCGTCGTCTACGGCGGCACCGGGCGCGCGGCCCGGTCGTGGGACGCGTACGACGCCATACTGGCCGAGCTGCGCGAGCTCCCGGACGACGAGACGCTGCTCGTGCAGTCCGGGAAGCCCGTCGGGCGGTTCGAGACGCACGAGCGCGCGCCACGCGTCCTCATCGCGAACTCGAACCTCGTCGGCGCGTGGGACGACTGGGAGCACTTCCACGAGCTCGAGGCCGAGGGGAAGATCATGTACGGCCAGATGACGGCGGGGTCGTGGGCGTACATCGGCACGCAGGGCATCATTCAGGGGACGTTCGAGACGCTCGCGGAGGCCGCCCGACAACACTTCCCCGACCAGGAGGGCCTGCGCGGAACCATCACCGTCACCGCCGGGCTCGGCGGAATGGGTGGTGCACAGCCGCTCGCGGTGACGATGAACCACGGCGTCTGCATCGCGGCGGAGGTCGACGAGCACCGGATCGACCGCCGCATCGAGACCGACTACTGCATGGAGAAGACCGACGACCTCGACGAGGCCATCGCGATGGCCGAAGACGCCGCCGAGAGCGGCGAACCCCTCTCCATCGGCCTTCACATGAACGCCGCGGACATGTTCGAGGGGATGCTCGAGCGCGGATTCGTCCCGGACGTCGTCACCGACCAGACGAGCGCGCACGACGAACTCGAGGGCTACTACCCGAGCGGGTACACGGTCGAGGAAGCCGACGAACTCCGGCGCGAGAACACCGAGCGGTACGTCGAGGAGAGCCTCGACACGATGGAGCGCCACGTGCAGGGCATCCTCGACATGCAGAACGAGGGCGCGGTCGCGTTCGAGTACGGGAACAACATCCGCGGGCAGGTCCAGGACCACCGCGACTTCGAGGAGGCCTTCGACTTCCCCGGGTTCGTGCCGGCGTACATCCGGCCGCTGTTCTGTCGCGGCAAGGGGCCGTTCCGCTGGGCGGCGCTCAGCGGGAACGAGAACGACATCGCGCGCACCGACGAGGCCGTGCTCGAACTGTTCCCTGGGAAGGACGACCTGGCGCGCTGGATCGACCTCGCTCGCGAGCAGGTGTCGTTCCAGGGGCTCCCGAGCCGGGTGTGCTGGCTCGGGTACGAGACGACGCCCGTGAGCGAGACGCCGCTGGACGCGACGCACGTCGACGAGGACGCGGAACTCACCGAGCGCGCGCTGTTCGCGCTCCGCATCAACGAGCTCGTCGCGAGCGGCGAGATCGACGCGCCGGTCGTCGTGACGCGCGACCACCTCGACGCGGGCTCGGTCGCGAGCCCGAATCGCGAGACCGAGGCCATGAAGGACGGCACGGACGCGGTCGCGGACTGGCCGATCCTGAACGCGCTCCTCAACACCGCGTCGGGTGCGGACATCGTGAGCGTCCACGACGGCGGCGGCGTCGGGATCGGGAACTCCCTGCACACGAACAACCACGTCGTCCTCGACGGCACGGACCTCGCCGCGGAGAAGGCCCGGCGCGTGTTCACGACCGACCCCGGGATGGGCGTGATCCGGCACGCCGACGCCGGCTACGACGAGGCGCTCGACGAAGCCGACCGGAGCGGTGTGGCGGTACCGATGCGCGACCGGCACGAGCCGCCACGCGGCTCGGAAAGCGCGAGCGGCGACGCCGCGAGCGACGCCGCGGACGAGGAGGCAGAATGAGCGCTGGAAACCTCCAGACGGTCGTCCACGGCGCCGCCGAGGTCGTCGTCGGGAAGCGCGACGGCGCGTGGCCTGGCGGCGACCCCGCCGACGAACTCCTCGAGGTCCACGAGGACGCGGCGATAGCGGTCGTCGACGGCGAGGTCGCGGCGGTCGGCCCGACCGAGGACGTGCTCCGCGAGTACCCGGCGGAGAACGCTGACGAGGCGTACGACGCGAGCGGTCAGTCGGTCGTCCCGGGGTTCGTCGACCCGCACACGCACGCGGTGTTCGCTGGCGACCGGAGCGACGAGTTCGAGGCGAAGCTCCGCGGGAAGTCCTATCAGGACATCCTCGCAGAGGGTGGCGGCATCCTCCGCACCGTCCGCGCGGTCCGCGAGGCGAGCGAGAATGCGCTCGCGGCGAACCTCCGCGAGCACCTCGACGCGATGCTCGCGTACGGCACGACGACCGTCGAGGTCAAGTCCGGGTACGGGCTCGACACCGAGACCGAACTGAAGCTCCTGCGCGCGGTCGACGACGCCGCGAGCGACCATCCCATCGACGTCGTGCCGACGTTCATGGGCGCGCACGCCATCCCCGAGGGCGAGGACGCGGACGAGTACGTCGACGCCGTCGTCGACGAACAGATTCCGGCCGCGGCCGAGCAGGGCGTCGCTGAGTTCTGCGACGTCTTCTGCGAGGAGGGCGTGTTCAGCGTCGAGCAATCCCGTCGGGTCCTCGAAGCCGGCGAGGAAGCCGGACTAACGCCGAAGGTGCACGCCGAGGAACTCGCACATATTGGTGGCACGAAACTCGCTGCGGAGGTCGGTGCGGCGAGCGCGGACCACCTCCTGCACTCGACGCGGGAGGACGTCGACGCGCTCGTCGACGCGAACGTCGTCCCCGTCGTCCTCCCCGGGACCGCGTTCGGCCTCGGTGCGGACTACGCGGACGCCGAGACGATGCTCGACGCGGGCGCGCCCGTCGCCGTCGCCACGGACTTCAACCCGAACTGCCACAGTCGCTCGATGGGGTTCGCGCAGTCGCTGTGCTGCGTAGAGATGGGGATGACGCCCGCACAAGCGCTCGTCGCCGCCACCGAACACGCGGCCATGGCGCTCGACCGTCCCGCGAGGGGCCGACTCGACGAAGGCAGCCGCGCCGACATGGCTGTCGTCGACGCACCCAGTCACGTCCACGTCCCCTACCAATTCGGCGAGAACACCGTCGACGCCGTCTTCAAGGCCGGCGACCGCGTCGTCTGAGCGAAGCGGACGGCCTGATCGTCTGGCCGAGCACAGTCGGCCAGGCGACGTGGCGCCCGTCGACGCGACCGCCGACACCTCTTTCGTCGTCGACCGAGACGACTCCGCCATGAGCGACCTGTTCGAGACGACATTCCGCGTGGCGACCGTCGAGGACGCCGAGCCGTTCCCGGAGGCGCGCAAACCCGAGCTCGTGAAGGTGCAACTGGACTTGGGGGACGAGACCCGCCAGTCTGCCGCGCAACTCGGCTACAACTACGACGTCGAGGATCTCGTCGGCCGCCAGGTGCTGTGCGCGACGTCGCTCGGGACGGTGACCATCGCGGGGTTCGAGTCCGAGGCGCTCGTCGTCGGCGTCCCAGACGACGACGGCAATCCCGTGCTCGTCGTCCCGGACGACGACGTACCGAACGGCGGCGGCTTGTACTGAGGTACGAGCTGTACTGACCGCTGACCGGATCGTTCAGTTCTCGCGGACGACTTCCCGGACCCGGTCGGCGAGCACGTCGAGTCCCGCGGCGTCAGTCTGCTTCCGGAGGTACTTGGTCGCGCCGTTGTTCAGCGCCTCGCTCGCCACCGCCTCGCTGCCCATGCCCGTGTAGAGGATGAACGGGACGTCGGGATCGACGTCCCGGATCGCGCGCAGGAAGTCCAATTCGGTCATTCCCGGCATGTCGTAATCGCTGACGATACAGTCGAACGACCGGTCTCTGAGAGCCTCGACGGCGGCGGCGACGTCGGTCTCGGTGGTCACTGAGATGTCGGGGTGGTCGCGAGCGAACCGTTTCACGACGAGCGCCGCGAGGTCCTCGAAGTCCTCCACGAACAGGACGTCGACGCGGCCGTCGGCGTGGGGTGCGGGCGCCGACCCGGTCGCGTCGGTGACGTCGTCGGCGAGCGCGACCGCCAGCCAGGCGTCGAGGCGTTTCGGGTCGACTTCGAGCGCGACCACGTCCGCGTCGCGCCTCCACGACGCGATGCCGAGCCCCTCGAGCTTCGGGAGGTGAACGTGGTAGACCGCCGCTTCCAGCGCGTCCGAGTTCCGTGTTTCGCCTGCGCGGAACGTCGTCGTGCGGAGGACGTCCACGAGCTCGTCGACGGTGGACGCCCCGTGGTGGGCAAGGTGGAAGAGCAGGCGCCGTCGCACCTCGTCTTCCAGCGCGGCGCTGAACTCGTCCGCCGTCGCCGCCTTGGTAGGCGACGGCGGCCGGTCAGTAGTCGGAGTATCTGGCATTACGCTTCCCGGGAGGATGCGGGCAGATATCGTCGTTGTGCTGGTTTGCGGGTGCGTGCTCGCCAGTTCGTGAACAGTTGCCGACGGTCACTCTGCGATCGGGACCTGACGGGATTCGCATCGCCGAGTGCGACCGATCTTCACGCCTGGGTCGCGTTGTACGTCACCTCGACGGTCACGGACACCGACACCGGGCTGACGTCGATGTTGGTTCCCCCGGCGTCCGCCGCCTCCGCGAAGCGACCGTCGCTCGCGGTGCCGCCGACGCGGACGTGCCGCACGGAGTCGATACGCAGGTTCGTGCTCGACGCGACGATCGTCGCCTGCTCGCGGGCGTCCGAGACGGCGCGGTCGATGGCCGTCTCGCGCAGTTCGTCCAGTTGCTCGTCGGACAGCACGAACTGGACGCCGAACACCTCGCTCGCGCCGTTCTCCACGGCCACGTCGACGAGTTCGCCGACGGCGCTCGTGTCGTTCGTCGTCACTTCGAACGTCTGTCTGGCGACGAACGCGCTCTGGTTCTGGCGGTCATCTGGTGCGACGCTGAAGTCGATGGTCCGCACCGAGTCGTTCGAGAGGCCGGCGTCGGCGAGCGCGTTCCGCAGGTCGCTGCTGTTGTTCGCGAGCGCCGCCGTCGCCGCGCTCGCGGAGTCGGCTCGCGCCGTCGTCGCGACCAGGATCACCGCCTGGTCCGGTTGGGCCGACACCGACCCAGTCCCGGATACCGTTATCGTCGACTCGTTCTGCTGGCTCGAGCTCTCGGCCGTCGGGGCTTCACTCGGGATTGCCGGTGACTGGTCGCCGGTCGTGCTCGCGTCGGCGCCGAGGGCGGGCCCGGCGAGGACGCCCGCGCCGAGAACCATCGTGCCGAGAAGTATCGCTACGACCGTCGCGCCGTTCCGATGATCGAATCGCATGCTCGTCCTTCACCGGGAACCCGCATTGTAATCGAGACGTTATCGGGTACGAACCCGGCACGTCGCGGACGAACCCGTCGGTCGCTCCCGGGTCACGGTCGGCGAGAAACCCGATGCTAGTCCGTCATCGGTGAACGTGCGAAAACGGAGCGGTCCCGTTCGACCGGGACCCGGTGGCTGCCGCCTACCCGCCGAGGTAGAGCCGCGAGACCTCGGGGTTGTCGAGGAGGCCGTCGGCGTCGTCGGCGTACGCGACGGTTCCCTGGTCGAGGACGTAGCCCTTGTCGCTGATCGAGAGGCCCTTGCGGGCGTTCTGTTCGACCATCAGGATCGCCGTCCCGAGGTCGTTCACCGCCATCACGTCGTCGAACACCTCGTCCGCCGTGTTCGGCGCGAGGCCCGCGGACGGCTCGTCGATGAGGAGCACGTCCGGTTCCATGACGAGCGCTCGCGCGAACGCGAGCACTTGCCGCTGGCCGCCCGAGAGCGTCTTCGCCTTCGCGGACTGCTTCTCGGTCAGTAGCGGGAACCGGTCGTAGAGTTCGTCGATCACCGGCCCGATGTCGTCGCTCCGGGCGACGCCGCCCATGCGGAGGTTCTCCTCGATCGTGAGGTTCCCGAACACGTTCTCGGTCTGGGGGACGTACCCGATCCCGGTGCGGACGATGTCCTCGGGCGCCATCCCGCCGATGTCGTCGCCGTGGTACCGGACGTGGCCCGTCCACGGCGTCAGCATCCCGAACACGGTCTTCAGGACCGTCGACTTCCCGGCGCCGTTCGGGCCGACGAGGCACGCGATCTCGTCCTCCGCGAGCGTCATCGACAGGTCGTCGAGCACCTGCACGTCCCCGTAGCCGGAGTCGACGTTCTGGACGTCCAGCACGACGTTCTCCTCGGGGTCGCGTTCGATGACGCCAGTGCTAGCGCTCATTCGCCGGCCCCTCCGTCCCGCAACGCATTCGTGGTCATTGGCCGGGGCCTCCGAGGTACGCGTCGATGACGCGGTCGTCGTTCCGGACGGCGTCCGGCGTGCCCTCTACGAGCACGCTCCCCTGGTCGAGGACGATGATCGGGTCTGCGAGGTTCATGATGAAGTCCATGTCGTGTTCGATGATGCAGAACGTCACGCCCTGCTCGTTGAGGCGCGCGATCTGGTCGCGGAGCTTGTTCGCGAGCGTCGGGTTGACGCCGGCGACGGGCTCGTCGAGCAGGAGCACCTCGGGTTCGGCGAGCATCGCGCGAGCGAGCTCGACGAGCTTCATCTGACCGCCCGAGAGGTCCGTCGCGGACTGTGCGGCGAGATGCTCGATCTCGAACTCCTCCAAGATGCGGTGGGCGTCCTCGAGGTTCTTCCGTTCCTGCTCGTGGACGTCGCCGGGGCGCGTGAACAGCGAGACGAACGACTCGCCGATCTGGTCCTGCGCGCCGACGAGCATCGCCTCGCGGACGGTCATCCCCTCGAGCTTGCGGGGGGTCTGGAACGTCCTGATGAGGCCGTGGTCGGCGACCCGATGCGGTTCCGCGTCCGTCACGTCCGCGCCGTTCACGCGCACGTGCCCGGAGTCCTCCTCG
Proteins encoded in this region:
- a CDS encoding MBL fold metallo-hydrolase, encoding MGGERTRVERVAVTTPEYDAPEGGNSAWVLPEDGVVVDPGPPGDVPWEQLTEGLADAGLALADVEHVVLTHWHVDHVGLAPRLADAADATVAMHERDAPLVGDYARERERRVERDAATLARWGVPDEHVASVRGADSRTPFPDEFPVTALAGGDRVGSLSVLATPGHTAGHAAFVVVESDADGERAGNGDTGRAIVGDAALRTVTPNVGGGDTRLDDPLAAYRGTLDALAARADRALPGHGTAFDLDERVAEIRTHHRERAGNVRDALVALDGDAADDAGDDRSSADGATPWAVAEACFGEMAGYHVKFGAGEAFAHLRDLTALDIAECVGSDPLRYAPANDGGDVGADDGDADAAARLDDAWYVDEN
- a CDS encoding cyclopropane-fatty-acyl-phospholipid synthase family protein; this encodes METERPWHEDERFWEAFRDAMFPAERFADARDELDSVLALPGVDVSPGDAVLDLPCGPGRHSVALADSGFDVTGVDATAAYVEEARERAADRGVAEAVEFVEADMREFRRDGAFDLALNLFTSFGYFEDRADDARVARNLHDVLAPGGTLVMDLASKETLASDFRARTWEDFDDGYVLEEHAVADDWSWMENTWRLVVDGDVREFDVSHRLYSAYELTELLADAGFDGVEAYGTLDGDPFDQDAERLLVVARA
- a CDS encoding helix-turn-helix domain-containing protein — translated: MYEATFHIRGDVAYEDATAGRDVSIELWCNDHCDLLHVRGDEDDVVASEIEAAVGLKDVISRGEEKVLITEECLRPFTEGNVEEYLERHDCLLLPPLRYESGGKVVRVLTLDPENLTRFYQDVQESFRVTVRSKREVDTVTQDRPLLSLDSLVPDLSARQEEAVVNAWEGGYYAIPRDSTTEALADDMGIDRRTFEEHLRLAENKLIGTLVEELFA
- a CDS encoding tRNA-binding protein, coding for MSDLFETTFRVATVEDAEPFPEARKPELVKVQLDLGDETRQSAAQLGYNYDVEDLVGRQVLCATSLGTVTIAGFESEALVVGVPDDDGNPVLVVPDDDVPNGGGLY
- a CDS encoding HpcH/HpaI aldolase/citrate lyase family protein, whose product is MQDAFASRLRGRESLVGAWCTVGHPVVAEVLAAEPVDFVVLDGEHSENDLGDLADCVRAVDAANHRAREREGADATQTATVVRASGPDRAEIKRLLDLGPDGVLVPQVESLADAEAAAQASQYPPEGVRGVAGGRAADYGRTLGDYYERANDDVATFVQVETTGALDDADAIADLDGVDALFVGPADLSARLGAFAEFDDAAFADAVADVVAAAHGADEPIAVGTLATSTANAPERKHDWGMDYVVGGVDVAHLREGLGGYLDALDGGAD
- the hutU gene encoding urocanate hydratase; the protein is MASNSGGGNLDVGDVSDQYREYEGAPTGTDIECEGWRQEAALRMLNNNLDPEVAENPEELVVYGGTGRAARSWDAYDAILAELRELPDDETLLVQSGKPVGRFETHERAPRVLIANSNLVGAWDDWEHFHELEAEGKIMYGQMTAGSWAYIGTQGIIQGTFETLAEAARQHFPDQEGLRGTITVTAGLGGMGGAQPLAVTMNHGVCIAAEVDEHRIDRRIETDYCMEKTDDLDEAIAMAEDAAESGEPLSIGLHMNAADMFEGMLERGFVPDVVTDQTSAHDELEGYYPSGYTVEEADELRRENTERYVEESLDTMERHVQGILDMQNEGAVAFEYGNNIRGQVQDHRDFEEAFDFPGFVPAYIRPLFCRGKGPFRWAALSGNENDIARTDEAVLELFPGKDDLARWIDLAREQVSFQGLPSRVCWLGYETTPVSETPLDATHVDEDAELTERALFALRINELVASGEIDAPVVVTRDHLDAGSVASPNRETEAMKDGTDAVADWPILNALLNTASGADIVSVHDGGGVGIGNSLHTNNHVVLDGTDLAAEKARRVFTTDPGMGVIRHADAGYDEALDEADRSGVAVPMRDRHEPPRGSESASGDAASDAADEEAE
- a CDS encoding YeiH family protein — translated: MTDGDGRGTTTDDPEESLGRSVPAVAREYAPGVAALVVFAVAARLASDLVPHASALVVAVAFGIVVANTVGVPDVLAAGVRTHKFWLAAGIVLMGARVSLSTLVSAGPQIAVLVVGVVVATVLLVEGLSALVFDVQAELGSLLAAGASVCGVSAAVGVAGSIRASEDQLAYAAGTILLFDVVTLFVYPALAGPLGLSDRAFGVWAGLTMFSTGPVTAAGFAVSDVAGRWATITKLTRNLLLGVLVGAYSIRYANASEYDTAGSAFSPRELWRTFPKFVLGFFAVVLVASTPLVSDAARTQLTHGYRWLFLLAFAGLGLSVEFEDLRSTGLTPIVLLLTSLLVVSALAFVAVGVLL
- the hutI gene encoding imidazolonepropionase, producing the protein MSAGNLQTVVHGAAEVVVGKRDGAWPGGDPADELLEVHEDAAIAVVDGEVAAVGPTEDVLREYPAENADEAYDASGQSVVPGFVDPHTHAVFAGDRSDEFEAKLRGKSYQDILAEGGGILRTVRAVREASENALAANLREHLDAMLAYGTTTVEVKSGYGLDTETELKLLRAVDDAASDHPIDVVPTFMGAHAIPEGEDADEYVDAVVDEQIPAAAEQGVAEFCDVFCEEGVFSVEQSRRVLEAGEEAGLTPKVHAEELAHIGGTKLAAEVGAASADHLLHSTREDVDALVDANVVPVVLPGTAFGLGADYADAETMLDAGAPVAVATDFNPNCHSRSMGFAQSLCCVEMGMTPAQALVAATEHAAMALDRPARGRLDEGSRADMAVVDAPSHVHVPYQFGENTVDAVFKAGDRVV
- a CDS encoding response regulator, which gives rise to MPDTPTTDRPPSPTKAATADEFSAALEDEVRRRLLFHLAHHGASTVDELVDVLRTTTFRAGETRNSDALEAAVYHVHLPKLEGLGIASWRRDADVVALEVDPKRLDAWLAVALADDVTDATGSAPAPHADGRVDVLFVEDFEDLAALVVKRFARDHPDISVTTETDVAAAVEALRDRSFDCIVSDYDMPGMTELDFLRAIRDVDPDVPFILYTGMGSEAVASEALNNGATKYLRKQTDAAGLDVLADRVREVVREN